The following proteins are encoded in a genomic region of Mahella australiensis 50-1 BON:
- a CDS encoding accessory gene regulator ArgB-like protein, with protein sequence MNVDDTAKRISYSFQKNLRLDEPSRQVIQYSLTMALAAALSAGLTAITGWLVGAFWPTIVAASSSAWLRNFSGGAHCSSAGRCAVAGAVSAPLLGLTALYGAKIMGNWNYALIALITIISLYIMFKYAPDEAPEKPIPARRKPVLHKRSMLWVMALGASSLLMTAHMPWLGVSIALGMLWQCFTLLPAGHGFVSSVDNLLSRWINI encoded by the coding sequence ATGAACGTCGATGATACCGCCAAAAGGATATCATACAGCTTTCAAAAAAACCTGAGGCTGGACGAGCCATCGCGTCAGGTCATACAATACTCACTTACTATGGCGCTAGCTGCTGCATTATCGGCCGGGCTTACGGCTATAACCGGCTGGTTGGTCGGGGCCTTCTGGCCGACCATAGTTGCCGCATCATCGTCAGCCTGGCTCAGGAATTTTTCAGGCGGCGCTCATTGTTCCAGCGCCGGACGCTGCGCCGTAGCGGGTGCTGTATCCGCCCCGCTGCTCGGCCTTACAGCGCTATATGGAGCAAAGATTATGGGCAATTGGAACTATGCACTCATAGCACTGATCACCATTATCTCCTTATATATAATGTTTAAATATGCACCCGATGAGGCCCCGGAAAAGCCCATACCGGCCAGGCGCAAGCCCGTATTGCATAAACGCTCTATGCTATGGGTTATGGCTCTGGGAGCTTCATCCTTGCTCATGACCGCTCACATGCCGTGGCTGGGTGTATCTATAGCTCTGGGCATGCTGTGGCAGTGTTTCACGCTTTTGCCTGCAGGTCATGGCTTTGTAAGTTCTGTAGACAACCTATTAAGCCGTTGGATCAATATATAA
- a CDS encoding branched-chain amino acid ABC transporter permease: MAVLLQQLLNGISLGSIYALLALGYTMVYGIINLINFAHGDVYMIGAYIGFIATALLGLGFIPALLLSMAISALLGMAIEKVAYRPLRNSSRIALLITAIGVSLLLEYTTMYIAGPDTRSFPTVLTNRQYSFMSGQVNISSMQLYILIISIILMILLQFIVQRTKIGKAMRAVSMDKDAAQLMGINVDTTISATFAIGSALAGAAGILVGIYYNSIDPLMGITPGLKAFIAAVFGGIGSIPGAMVGGLLLGMIETLVSGYLDSNYRDAVAFVILIIILLIKPSGLLGKNTREKV; the protein is encoded by the coding sequence TTGGCAGTACTTTTACAGCAATTATTAAACGGTATATCCTTGGGCAGTATATACGCCTTGCTGGCATTAGGTTATACAATGGTATATGGCATAATAAATCTGATAAACTTTGCTCACGGCGATGTCTATATGATAGGCGCCTATATAGGTTTTATAGCCACGGCGCTATTGGGCCTGGGCTTTATCCCGGCTCTGCTATTGTCGATGGCCATAAGCGCGTTACTCGGCATGGCTATAGAGAAAGTAGCCTACCGTCCCTTAAGAAATTCATCGAGGATAGCCCTCCTTATAACAGCTATAGGTGTGTCGCTGCTGCTCGAGTATACCACAATGTATATAGCCGGACCGGACACGCGTAGTTTCCCTACTGTATTGACTAACCGCCAATACAGCTTCATGAGTGGTCAGGTCAATATAAGCAGCATGCAATTATATATATTAATTATATCTATAATACTTATGATATTATTACAATTCATAGTGCAGCGCACCAAGATAGGCAAGGCCATGCGCGCAGTCTCAATGGATAAAGATGCGGCACAGCTTATGGGTATAAACGTGGACACCACTATATCGGCTACTTTTGCCATAGGCTCAGCTCTCGCCGGTGCTGCCGGCATACTGGTTGGCATATATTATAATTCGATAGACCCACTAATGGGTATAACACCCGGTCTCAAAGCCTTTATAGCAGCGGTATTCGGCGGCATAGGCAGTATACCCGGTGCTATGGTAGGTGGTTTGCTGCTGGGTATGATAGAAACGTTGGTCAGCGGCTATTTAGATTCCAATTACAGGGATGCCGTGGCTTTCGTTATACTTATCATAATATTGCTCATTAAGCCATCCGGCTTGTTGGGTAAAAATACGAGAGAGAAGGTGTGA
- a CDS encoding ABC transporter substrate-binding protein, translated as MCFRKAWCFILKRLFILLMAIILLIPIAAGCGADTSTTGSSGGDTIKVGLNYELSNDLAQYGQASVEGIELAVEEINKAGGVLGKEIELIKQDNKSDPAEATNVATKLAKDKVVAILGPATSGNVKAVRPVVTENKIPLISGSATADDVTVTENGVAEYIFRTCFNDSFQGGSMAKFAVNDLNAKTAVIYVETTSDYSKGLATSFKDVFTSNGGQILAEEYYQGKDKDFRSVLTKLKGYNADVIYVPGYYNEVGLIIKQAREMGITAPILGGDGFDSNVVPQEAGAAALTDVYFTNHYSADDTDQKVVDFRKAFNAKYNKDPNAFHASGYDEMYFLADAIKRANSTDPVKIKDALASTKDFKAVTGTLSIDENHNPVKSVVIVQWKGDKQEFVTRIEP; from the coding sequence ATGTGTTTTAGAAAGGCATGGTGTTTCATATTGAAACGGCTATTTATATTATTGATGGCCATAATACTGTTAATCCCCATAGCCGCGGGGTGCGGTGCCGATACATCTACGACTGGTTCATCGGGAGGCGATACGATAAAGGTGGGCCTTAACTACGAGCTGTCAAACGATCTTGCACAATACGGCCAGGCATCGGTAGAGGGTATCGAATTGGCGGTAGAGGAGATAAACAAGGCCGGTGGCGTATTGGGCAAAGAAATAGAATTAATCAAACAGGATAACAAGTCCGATCCTGCCGAAGCTACAAATGTGGCAACAAAGTTGGCCAAAGACAAGGTAGTGGCTATACTCGGCCCGGCTACGTCCGGTAATGTCAAAGCTGTAAGGCCGGTTGTAACTGAGAATAAAATACCGCTTATATCCGGCTCGGCCACAGCCGACGACGTAACCGTAACCGAAAATGGCGTGGCCGAATATATATTCCGCACATGCTTCAACGACTCATTTCAGGGCGGCAGCATGGCTAAATTCGCGGTGAACGATCTAAATGCCAAAACCGCTGTCATATATGTGGAAACCACATCGGATTATAGCAAAGGCTTAGCTACAAGCTTTAAGGATGTATTTACATCAAATGGCGGGCAGATATTGGCTGAAGAATATTATCAGGGCAAGGACAAGGATTTTCGCAGCGTGCTGACCAAATTAAAGGGTTATAACGCCGATGTAATATACGTTCCCGGTTATTATAACGAAGTAGGCCTTATCATAAAGCAGGCTCGAGAAATGGGTATAACCGCTCCCATACTGGGCGGCGATGGATTTGACTCAAACGTTGTCCCTCAAGAAGCTGGTGCTGCAGCTTTGACCGATGTTTATTTCACTAACCACTATTCAGCGGATGATACCGATCAAAAAGTCGTAGACTTCCGTAAGGCATTTAATGCCAAATACAATAAAGATCCCAATGCGTTCCATGCATCAGGATACGATGAGATGTATTTCCTGGCCGATGCAATAAAACGCGCCAATTCAACAGACCCTGTAAAAATAAAGGATGCCCTCGCATCTACAAAGGATTTTAAGGCCGTAACCGGTACTTTATCCATAGACGAGAATCATAACCCTGTCAAATCTGTGGTAATAGTACAGTGGAAAGGCGATAAACAAGAATTCGTTACCAGAATTGAGCCTTAA
- a CDS encoding cyclic lactone autoinducer peptide — protein MRRKMVKWAFSLAAAALTVFASINVASACVWTWYQPELPKALREK, from the coding sequence ATGAGGCGTAAGATGGTGAAATGGGCATTCTCACTGGCTGCCGCCGCTTTAACGGTATTTGCCAGCATAAATGTGGCATCAGCATGTGTATGGACATGGTATCAGCCGGAGTTGCCCAAGGCGTTGAGGGAAAAGTAA
- a CDS encoding cation diffusion facilitator family transporter — protein sequence MEDKHSKNQRASRLSLIANIMLAILKLMAGILANSTAMIADAANSIGDILTGLITLWGVKTAANPADDEHPYGHEKTESLAAWILAIILIITGGMIIYRAVTSLSSGPQIPGMMAIIAAVITIIVKEALYRYTIKVADETKSTALMATAWDHRSDVLATSGVLVGITGAMIGWTFLDPVTGIIMALIIIRAGIKVLHRSVDELLDSSAGSDVVDKIKQVVLSVSDVVHIDDIKTRQYGSTLMVDISISVNEDMTVAQGHDVAEEVKASIMKAVPEVKDVQVHVEPYSA from the coding sequence ATGGAAGACAAACATTCCAAAAACCAGCGGGCTTCGCGTTTATCGCTAATAGCTAATATCATGCTGGCTATATTAAAACTTATGGCCGGTATATTGGCCAATAGCACGGCCATGATAGCCGATGCAGCCAACTCAATCGGCGATATATTAACCGGCCTAATAACACTATGGGGAGTAAAGACTGCCGCCAATCCGGCTGACGATGAACACCCTTACGGCCACGAGAAAACCGAATCGCTGGCCGCTTGGATTTTGGCCATAATATTGATTATAACCGGCGGTATGATAATATACAGGGCCGTAACATCTTTAAGCTCCGGCCCACAAATACCAGGTATGATGGCAATAATAGCGGCCGTCATAACTATAATAGTTAAAGAAGCACTATACCGCTATACCATAAAAGTAGCTGATGAAACCAAGAGCACCGCTTTAATGGCTACGGCCTGGGATCACCGTTCCGATGTGTTGGCCACCAGCGGTGTACTGGTAGGTATAACAGGGGCCATGATAGGGTGGACTTTTTTGGATCCTGTAACCGGTATTATAATGGCCCTTATAATCATCCGAGCTGGAATAAAGGTGTTGCATCGTTCAGTCGATGAGCTGTTGGATTCTTCTGCAGGTTCCGACGTGGTGGATAAGATAAAGCAGGTTGTTTTGAGTGTATCCGACGTGGTTCATATAGATGATATAAAAACGCGGCAGTACGGTTCAACGCTCATGGTGGATATATCGATATCGGTAAATGAAGATATGACTGTGGCACAGGGGCATGATGTAGCCGAAGAGGTCAAAGCTTCTATTATGAAAGCTGTACCCGAGGTCAAGGATGTGCAGGTGCACGTAGAGCCTTACTCCGCCTGA
- a CDS encoding TatD family nuclease-associated radical SAM protein, translating into MFCVQQTVYEVGKNLYINLTNRCTNRCSFCLRENEDGYKGYDLWLDREPSVQEVIEAVGDPKKYKEIVFCGYGEPMMRLDELLEISRVLKSKGARVRINTNGQANLIHGRNVVPELAGLIDAVSISLNAPDAERYVKVCDPKFGERSFDAILEFTAECKKYIPDVTLTVVNVLSPEDIERCKAIADKLGVGFRVREYER; encoded by the coding sequence ATGTTCTGCGTGCAGCAAACAGTATATGAAGTTGGAAAGAATCTTTATATAAACCTTACCAATCGATGCACCAATCGATGCAGCTTTTGCCTGAGAGAGAATGAGGATGGTTACAAAGGGTATGACTTGTGGTTGGATAGAGAACCGAGCGTGCAGGAGGTTATAGAAGCTGTGGGCGATCCGAAAAAATATAAAGAAATAGTGTTTTGCGGATACGGGGAGCCGATGATGAGATTGGATGAACTTTTGGAGATCAGCAGGGTTTTAAAGAGTAAAGGAGCACGTGTACGGATAAATACCAACGGTCAGGCCAATCTTATACATGGCCGCAATGTGGTGCCGGAATTAGCTGGTCTCATAGATGCCGTATCTATAAGTCTTAATGCTCCGGATGCCGAACGTTATGTTAAAGTATGTGATCCGAAATTCGGCGAGCGGTCCTTCGATGCCATATTGGAATTTACAGCCGAGTGCAAAAAATATATACCTGATGTTACGCTTACGGTGGTAAATGTATTGTCGCCTGAGGATATAGAGCGATGCAAGGCTATTGCCGATAAACTGGGAGTCGGCTTCAGGGTGAGAGAATATGAGCGTTAG
- a CDS encoding COG2426 family protein, translating to MEGVSVDLSRIFDILGEELVVMLSAMLPVWELKGAIPMARAFGMDSLKAFVLCYIGSGIPVPLLLMFLRPVMDYLDRTKLFSRFSQWLKQRSLNKSSVVRRYSLLGLFVFAAIPLPTTGVWTGSIIATLLRLPLLPAMAAILAGNAVAGFLIVFVLHWV from the coding sequence ATGGAAGGGGTTAGTGTGGATCTGAGCCGCATATTTGATATATTAGGAGAAGAGCTTGTAGTTATGCTTTCAGCTATGTTGCCGGTATGGGAGCTTAAAGGCGCTATACCGATGGCCAGGGCTTTCGGCATGGATTCGCTTAAGGCATTTGTGTTGTGTTATATAGGCAGCGGCATACCTGTGCCGCTATTGCTGATGTTTTTGCGGCCGGTTATGGATTATCTGGATCGCACCAAGCTGTTTTCTCGATTTTCTCAATGGCTTAAGCAGCGATCGCTTAATAAAAGCAGCGTGGTGCGGCGCTACAGCCTATTAGGCCTTTTTGTATTTGCGGCTATACCATTGCCCACCACAGGGGTATGGACAGGTTCTATCATAGCTACGCTTCTAAGATTGCCGCTATTGCCGGCTATGGCTGCGATACTGGCCGGCAACGCCGTGGCGGGTTTTCTTATCGTATTCGTGTTGCATTGGGTATAG
- a CDS encoding PD-(D/E)XK nuclease family protein, with translation MDSGTFIIFPTRHLVRQYRDKCIRESTAGFAAINAMTFDDLVDRCMPRANNMTYIDDMYRRSVVDAIMHKENLSYFNRILPGYVWTVAEDIGELKMAGITPDRFKSLWPIDSAAWAADMYHIYDNYEEILSRNLLYDKEDRYILAEQTLLKGLPTFLCSVNETAFMYFFDATPLQQRIIDAVKKHIPCKVVDGIVRQDDHVAHIKALNISMTGAWDRRTECLWIAGKVKELLRAGYKPSDICIVARDVVAYRETMGWAFRRRGLPVPGDNASLLDNPMVSSILRWLDSLWDDNVSTEAISDGFYLKPLNLETMDLSLQDTLDAYAQKLIDMLKNSGLRFSIAERGRLGDIERMAADMKAYEQFVYILQSLVSAQQWNGMANAVGLGEFCRTLRDMCGRAVYCDSISYGSVPSLLMPSTARGLAFPVIFMAGMVEGEFPRAIRADWLMKDDERLKAEVMPTSRGLLAQERIFFNLAVQAAQRMLFMTYPKVKPDGTPALISSFAEDISALLPDMPVYEVSVSDVLDMPSEMRPDEAKSVGYTACGDMQVYIKSKFQNSPFSATAFNEYAMCPYKFFMGRLLELRAEEDETRPSALDIGSIYHAALKEFMQDYIGVGLVPDKRERYAERLADIAIRHIDTSGIKSKYVTEALYHVEKQRMVALLLAWLDAELALEQRHKGAYKPYRLEQAFGMDGAPPLILSDGRYDIRLIGRIDRIDTAQDGRFIIYDYKKGKSTPDADDIADGMDFQLPVYIWAAGKMLEHEGCTPAGAAYYSIEGAGLSGMMVKKDSGINTPRQRKGVLDDKEWDDMLERLKSELFKHFDYIMRGVYPKQPKKCPLRDAYNGGFCDFTNICNA, from the coding sequence ATGGATAGTGGTACATTTATCATATTTCCGACGCGCCATTTGGTTAGACAGTACAGGGACAAATGCATTAGAGAAAGCACGGCAGGGTTTGCTGCGATAAACGCCATGACATTCGATGACCTTGTTGACCGATGTATGCCGCGAGCAAATAATATGACATACATAGATGATATGTACAGGCGCTCTGTTGTGGATGCTATTATGCACAAAGAAAATTTATCTTATTTTAATCGGATTTTGCCGGGTTATGTATGGACTGTCGCCGAGGATATAGGCGAGCTCAAAATGGCCGGTATAACGCCCGACCGATTCAAGAGCTTGTGGCCGATCGACAGCGCTGCCTGGGCTGCCGATATGTACCATATATATGACAACTATGAAGAAATATTGAGTAGAAATCTGCTGTATGACAAAGAGGATCGATATATATTGGCAGAGCAAACTTTGTTAAAGGGACTGCCGACTTTTTTATGCAGTGTAAACGAAACGGCATTTATGTACTTTTTCGATGCCACGCCGCTTCAGCAGCGTATTATAGACGCTGTAAAAAAACATATACCGTGCAAAGTGGTGGACGGTATTGTGCGCCAAGATGATCATGTGGCGCATATAAAGGCATTAAATATAAGCATGACCGGTGCATGGGACAGGCGCACCGAGTGTTTATGGATAGCCGGTAAGGTAAAAGAGCTTTTGCGAGCGGGGTATAAACCTTCGGATATATGCATAGTAGCGCGTGATGTGGTTGCTTATAGGGAAACGATGGGGTGGGCTTTTAGGCGAAGGGGCTTGCCTGTACCTGGCGATAACGCGAGTTTACTAGATAACCCTATGGTTTCGAGTATACTGCGCTGGTTGGATAGCCTGTGGGACGATAACGTATCGACAGAAGCCATAAGCGATGGCTTTTATTTGAAGCCCTTGAACTTAGAAACGATGGATCTGTCTCTGCAAGATACGCTTGATGCCTATGCGCAAAAACTTATTGATATGCTGAAAAACTCCGGCTTGCGGTTTTCCATTGCGGAACGCGGGCGTTTAGGAGATATAGAGCGGATGGCGGCCGATATGAAAGCCTATGAGCAGTTTGTATATATTCTACAGTCGCTGGTGTCGGCGCAACAATGGAACGGCATGGCAAATGCTGTAGGCTTGGGCGAGTTTTGCCGTACGTTGCGCGACATGTGCGGGCGCGCAGTTTATTGCGACAGCATATCCTACGGCAGTGTACCTTCTCTGCTTATGCCCAGTACCGCGCGTGGGCTCGCTTTTCCTGTTATTTTCATGGCAGGCATGGTGGAAGGCGAATTTCCCAGGGCTATACGAGCCGATTGGCTTATGAAAGACGATGAGCGCTTAAAGGCTGAAGTTATGCCGACGTCGCGCGGCTTGCTGGCACAGGAGCGCATCTTCTTCAATCTAGCCGTACAAGCGGCACAACGCATGCTTTTTATGACATATCCCAAAGTAAAGCCCGATGGTACGCCTGCGCTTATATCATCGTTTGCGGAGGATATAAGCGCCTTATTGCCTGATATGCCCGTATACGAGGTATCTGTGAGCGATGTACTGGATATGCCGAGCGAGATGCGGCCGGATGAGGCTAAATCGGTCGGCTATACGGCTTGCGGCGATATGCAGGTATACATAAAAAGCAAATTTCAAAACAGTCCATTCTCGGCCACGGCTTTTAACGAATACGCGATGTGCCCGTACAAGTTTTTTATGGGCAGGCTGTTGGAATTGAGGGCTGAAGAAGACGAGACGAGGCCCTCGGCATTGGATATAGGCAGTATATATCATGCGGCGCTGAAAGAATTTATGCAGGATTATATAGGCGTCGGCCTTGTGCCGGATAAGCGCGAGCGATATGCGGAGCGGTTGGCCGACATAGCCATAAGGCATATCGATACATCCGGTATAAAGTCGAAGTATGTGACAGAGGCGCTTTACCATGTGGAAAAACAGCGAATGGTCGCTTTGCTGCTTGCATGGTTGGACGCCGAGCTGGCGCTTGAGCAGAGGCATAAAGGTGCTTATAAACCATATAGATTGGAGCAGGCTTTCGGCATGGACGGCGCACCGCCGCTTATATTGAGCGATGGTCGATACGACATAAGGCTTATAGGGCGAATAGATAGAATAGATACAGCCCAAGACGGCCGATTTATTATATACGATTATAAAAAGGGCAAGAGCACGCCGGATGCGGACGATATAGCCGACGGCATGGATTTTCAATTGCCGGTATATATATGGGCGGCCGGCAAAATGCTCGAGCATGAAGGCTGCACGCCTGCAGGTGCAGCCTATTATTCGATAGAGGGAGCGGGACTGAGCGGTATGATGGTTAAGAAAGACAGCGGTATAAATACGCCCAGGCAGAGGAAGGGCGTGCTGGATGATAAGGAATGGGATGATATGTTGGAGCGGCTCAAGAGCGAACTTTTTAAGCATTTCGATTACATAATGCGCGGCGTATATCCAAAACAGCCGAAAAAATGCCCGTTGCGCGATGCTTACAACGGGGGATTTTGCGATTTTACAAACATATGCAATGCTTAG
- a CDS encoding UvrD-helicase domain-containing protein — MEYTDAQRTAVYTMDRDIAVTAGAGAGKTRVLVDRYIYILKERLANIDEIVAITFTERAAAEMSERIRKAADDEMKSGDKDYWSDVKERLTTAYISTIHSFCGRLLREHPVEAGVDPFFDVVSPAQADIWLDEAIAKAVADALEPTGAPDVRPLIMRYGFDKLCVNIKALYKQIRDCGFLIAEAAKNTDMGQPDAEAVIYILTASEENYSERKRVANSLDYEDMQRKAVELLQMPAMKDLYNHRFKFLMVDEGQDINYIQYRLIMSIAGNEGCRLFAVGDAKQSIYRFRGSQVELFDKIAEDISANGGRRLTMAENFRSVGGIIDFVNRRFDSLMDRYEAVKPARKDHGYISVEILPVDVKGSIDSRKQAEADALARRIAHMVERREAVIYDDASGTFRAPRYGDIAVLFQKRTHLLPFEDAFERYGIPYQEISGGSFYDCQEIKDMINVLTSIAHPSDIIALVGTLKAFFGVSDEALLVMANCGGIPYVLDDTDRLPDAYRMPISRAAGYMAKWRGMADTMNISDIVQLVLDDSGYEKRLASQRGGAHMISNVWKFCDMATSAAHSGMLIDEFLMRIRAMADTADEGEAPLELDGNDAVSIMTVHSAKGLEFPVAVIPDMSSMFRNDNPPMIFDVDKGIAIKPDGDSKGSKWQDIKDKLSKEQQQEYMRLMYVAFTRAKDRLILSSDDVDTTKQRQPSWWKWLKDSGILPAQNNPLPETAAALDGAEAPVKHDGIDQTVIIAEGIAPELVYRPVTPLITYMQCPRQYYYEYVLQLDSEWFATPDTGVIGGHAEGLSAVQIGDIVHSICEKLKKADEIDALIDEALNGLDASIQLRERIRNMVVSYAESPYFSGDTDEVKVELPFIMRLDENIVLVGRIDRMIIKDGHATIVDFKTGFVDADNIESISMEYMPQLAAYAMAARQVFGFVVDDAVIYYLEPNIAYKVDISPEAIDEARRRFVDAVKVIESAKGMDDFPPSYRHCGRCGYKICGN, encoded by the coding sequence ATGGAATATACCGATGCCCAGAGAACTGCTGTATATACGATGGATAGGGATATTGCCGTGACAGCGGGAGCCGGCGCCGGCAAAACCCGTGTGCTGGTCGATAGATACATATATATATTAAAGGAAAGGCTGGCCAATATAGATGAAATAGTGGCCATAACATTTACCGAACGTGCGGCGGCCGAGATGTCGGAGCGCATACGCAAAGCGGCGGATGACGAGATGAAGTCCGGCGATAAGGATTATTGGTCGGATGTAAAAGAGCGTTTGACCACTGCTTATATTTCCACCATACACAGCTTTTGCGGCAGGCTGTTGCGCGAGCATCCGGTGGAAGCCGGAGTAGACCCATTTTTCGATGTAGTGTCGCCGGCGCAGGCTGATATATGGTTGGACGAAGCCATAGCCAAAGCTGTTGCAGATGCATTAGAGCCGACTGGGGCTCCGGATGTCCGTCCCCTTATAATGCGCTATGGGTTCGATAAATTATGCGTAAATATAAAAGCCTTGTATAAGCAGATAAGGGATTGCGGTTTTTTGATAGCTGAAGCAGCGAAAAATACCGATATGGGACAGCCGGATGCAGAAGCCGTCATATACATTTTGACTGCATCGGAAGAGAACTATTCGGAAAGGAAACGCGTCGCCAACAGCCTCGATTATGAGGATATGCAGCGCAAAGCGGTGGAGCTTTTGCAGATGCCCGCCATGAAGGATCTATATAATCATCGGTTTAAATTTCTCATGGTAGATGAGGGCCAGGATATAAACTATATACAATATAGATTAATTATGAGCATAGCGGGTAATGAGGGATGTCGTCTTTTTGCCGTAGGTGATGCCAAGCAGTCTATATACCGATTCAGGGGTTCGCAGGTGGAGCTGTTCGATAAGATAGCTGAGGATATCTCCGCCAATGGAGGCCGAAGATTGACGATGGCTGAAAATTTCCGCAGCGTCGGCGGTATAATAGATTTCGTGAACCGGCGGTTTGATAGTTTGATGGATCGGTACGAAGCGGTTAAGCCGGCGAGAAAGGATCACGGCTATATATCGGTGGAAATACTGCCCGTTGATGTTAAAGGCTCTATAGACAGTCGCAAACAGGCTGAAGCCGACGCTTTGGCTCGACGAATAGCGCATATGGTGGAGCGCAGGGAAGCGGTGATATACGATGATGCATCAGGAACATTCCGCGCGCCACGGTACGGCGATATAGCCGTGCTGTTTCAAAAGCGGACGCACCTTTTGCCATTTGAGGATGCATTTGAGCGTTACGGTATACCGTATCAGGAGATAAGCGGCGGCAGTTTTTACGATTGCCAGGAGATAAAGGATATGATAAATGTTCTGACCAGCATAGCGCATCCGTCCGATATCATAGCGCTGGTCGGTACGCTGAAGGCTTTTTTCGGCGTCAGCGATGAGGCGCTGCTGGTCATGGCAAATTGCGGCGGCATACCATATGTGCTGGACGATACCGATCGATTGCCCGATGCATACCGCATGCCTATAAGCCGTGCGGCCGGGTATATGGCTAAGTGGCGAGGCATGGCAGATACTATGAATATATCAGATATTGTTCAATTGGTATTGGATGACAGCGGATATGAGAAGCGCCTGGCATCACAGCGGGGTGGCGCCCACATGATCAGTAATGTGTGGAAATTCTGCGATATGGCGACGTCGGCGGCCCATAGCGGTATGCTGATCGATGAATTCTTAATGCGCATCAGGGCTATGGCCGATACGGCTGACGAAGGCGAAGCACCGCTGGAGCTTGATGGCAATGACGCCGTTTCCATAATGACCGTTCATTCGGCCAAGGGCTTAGAGTTTCCGGTGGCAGTCATACCGGACATGTCATCTATGTTCCGCAATGACAATCCGCCGATGATTTTTGATGTTGATAAGGGCATAGCCATAAAGCCGGACGGGGATAGCAAAGGTTCAAAATGGCAGGATATAAAGGATAAATTGTCGAAGGAACAGCAGCAGGAGTATATGCGCCTTATGTATGTGGCGTTTACGCGGGCGAAAGATCGGCTCATCCTGTCCAGCGATGATGTGGACACGACGAAACAAAGACAGCCATCGTGGTGGAAGTGGCTCAAAGACAGCGGCATATTGCCGGCACAAAACAACCCGCTGCCGGAGACAGCGGCCGCGCTGGATGGCGCTGAGGCACCTGTAAAACATGATGGCATTGATCAAACGGTTATTATAGCAGAAGGAATCGCACCCGAGCTGGTGTACAGGCCGGTTACACCGCTTATCACATATATGCAATGCCCGCGCCAGTATTACTATGAATACGTACTGCAGCTTGATTCCGAATGGTTTGCCACGCCCGATACCGGTGTTATAGGAGGCCATGCAGAAGGGCTGAGCGCCGTCCAGATAGGGGATATAGTGCACAGTATATGCGAGAAATTAAAGAAGGCCGATGAGATAGATGCTTTAATAGACGAGGCTTTGAACGGTCTGGATGCAAGCATACAACTTCGCGAAAGGATAAGGAATATGGTAGTCTCCTATGCGGAGAGCCCTTATTTTAGCGGTGATACCGATGAGGTCAAGGTAGAGCTGCCATTTATAATGAGGCTGGATGAAAACATAGTGCTGGTAGGACGAATAGACCGCATGATCATAAAGGATGGGCATGCCACCATTGTGGACTTTAAGACCGGCTTTGTCGATGCTGATAATATAGAAAGCATATCGATGGAATACATGCCGCAGCTTGCGGCATATGCCATGGCCGCTCGGCAGGTATTTGGGTTTGTCGTGGACGATGCTGTCATATACTACCTTGAGCCCAATATTGCATATAAGGTGGATATAAGTCCCGAAGCTATAGATGAGGCACGCCGGCGCTTTGTTGATGCCGTAAAAGTTATAGAATCAGCAAAAGGAATGGATGATTTCCCTCCATCCTATAGGCACTGCGGCCGTTGCGGGTATAAAATATGCGGGAATTAA